In Aequorivita sp. H23M31, a single window of DNA contains:
- the rpsR gene encoding 30S ribosomal protein S18 yields the protein MATLQQQAKGKKDGEIRYLTPLNIETNKTKKYCMFKRSGIKYVDYKDADFLLRFVNEQGKILPRRLTGTSLKYQRKVAVAVKRARHLALMPYVADLLK from the coding sequence ATGGCAACACTTCAACAACAAGCAAAAGGAAAAAAAGACGGAGAGATCAGATATCTTACTCCCCTTAATATAGAAACAAACAAGACCAAGAAATACTGTATGTTCAAAAGGTCGGGCATTAAATATGTCGACTATAAGGACGCAGATTTCTTGTTGAGATTTGTTAACGAGCAGGGTAAAATTTTACCAAGAAGACTTACAGGAACTTCATTGAAGTACCAAAGAAAGGTGGCCGTTGCTGTAAAAAGAGCACGTCATTTGGCACTTATGCCTTACGTAGCCGATTTATTAAAATAA
- the rplI gene encoding 50S ribosomal protein L9, with product MELILKKDVENLGFTDDLVTVKNGYGRNFLIPQGHAVLATPSAKKMLAETLKQRAFKEKKVVDEAKSQADKLNGLEIKITAKTGEGDKLFGSVTNADLADALEKEGVSIDKKFIAIAGGVVKRAGQYDATIRFHREVISTLTFDVIPEAKPEGKPKAESKPKAEAKAESNEEVKEEDNSEKAE from the coding sequence ATGGAACTTATATTGAAAAAAGACGTAGAAAATCTGGGTTTTACAGATGATCTTGTTACCGTTAAAAATGGCTATGGCAGGAATTTCTTGATTCCTCAAGGTCACGCTGTTTTAGCCACCCCATCTGCCAAAAAAATGTTGGCAGAAACTTTAAAGCAACGTGCTTTTAAGGAGAAGAAAGTTGTCGATGAGGCTAAATCACAAGCTGATAAGCTTAATGGACTTGAAATTAAAATCACCGCAAAAACAGGTGAAGGCGATAAATTATTTGGTTCAGTTACCAATGCAGATCTTGCTGACGCTCTTGAAAAAGAAGGTGTATCTATCGACAAAAAATTCATCGCTATTGCTGGTGGTGTCGTAAAACGTGCTGGACAGTATGATGCTACCATCCGTTTTCACCGTGAGGTTATAAGCACCCTTACATTTGACGTAATACCTGAGGCAAAGCCAGAAGGTAAGCCAAAAGCTGAGTCAAAGCCTAAAGCTGAAGCTAAAGCAGAATCAAACGAAGAAGTTAAAGAAGAGGATAACTCCGAAAAAGCTGAATAA
- a CDS encoding DUF6495 family protein gives MKYARLTKEQFEELHQEFINFLATQSITADEWTELKKNNPEAVEQELDIFSDLIWEGVLNNVNFIEHISPQQLMLFRISETHMDLIAIKIDSPEIDITSEYGYKWLQQNIQNDSVNLYTSTKAITEDRNKDIFLLIQQGGHITKGELFTYFSDLLED, from the coding sequence ATGAAATACGCCAGATTAACAAAGGAACAATTTGAAGAACTTCACCAAGAGTTCATCAATTTTTTAGCTACGCAATCCATTACTGCGGACGAGTGGACCGAGTTGAAGAAGAATAATCCGGAAGCTGTAGAACAGGAATTGGATATTTTTAGCGACCTGATTTGGGAAGGAGTTTTAAATAACGTAAATTTTATAGAACATATTTCTCCCCAACAATTGATGTTATTTCGCATTTCCGAAACGCATATGGATCTAATCGCCATAAAAATCGATAGCCCTGAAATTGATATCACCAGTGAATATGGCTATAAATGGTTGCAGCAAAATATCCAGAATGATTCCGTAAATCTTTACACCTCTACAAAAGCCATTACCGAGGATAGAAACAAAGATATATTTCTGTTGATACAACAAGGGGGACATATTACCAAGGGCGAACTTTTCACCTACTTTAGCGATCTTCTTGAGGATTGA
- a CDS encoding DUF3667 domain-containing protein, whose protein sequence is MNNQEYKAVSCSNCGSRIEKNYCPECGQFFDPKRLTAAGFFSDFVDAFFALHKSYGLNYKHLLLRPRFVVENYWNGFRNFYFSPNRMLLFTTLLIALYLYFFENTFLGINFEIESVPWLGVQFFITALFLFFFILSTMITYLRKNKNLFEHLALNAYIFSIITLIFLVLSSLLKYFYVSDFLQLMFIFCYCLWIARVFERKWWRILGMALLNSILFILITGMPTYFLINMKQ, encoded by the coding sequence ATGAACAACCAAGAATACAAAGCGGTTTCATGTTCTAACTGTGGTTCACGGATTGAAAAGAATTATTGTCCAGAATGTGGCCAATTTTTCGATCCAAAAAGACTTACAGCTGCGGGATTTTTTTCTGATTTTGTAGATGCTTTTTTTGCATTACACAAATCCTATGGGTTAAACTATAAACATCTATTGCTTCGCCCTCGTTTTGTAGTTGAAAATTATTGGAATGGGTTTCGCAATTTCTACTTTTCACCCAACCGGATGTTGCTATTTACCACTCTATTGATAGCTCTTTATCTATATTTCTTTGAAAATACTTTTCTCGGTATCAATTTCGAGATCGAAAGTGTTCCTTGGCTGGGAGTCCAGTTTTTTATAACGGCTTTATTTCTCTTCTTCTTTATTCTATCGACAATGATTACCTACTTAAGAAAAAATAAAAACCTGTTTGAACACTTAGCGTTAAATGCATACATATTTAGCATTATAACTTTAATATTCTTAGTCCTCTCTTCCTTACTGAAATATTTTTATGTATCAGATTTTCTTCAACTGATGTTTATATTTTGTTATTGCTTATGGATTGCAAGAGTATTTGAACGGAAATGGTGGCGGATTTTGGGAATGGCTTTATTGAACAGCATCCTCTTTATCTTGATAACCGGTATGCCAACCTATTTCTTGATCAATATGAAGCAATAA
- a CDS encoding ABC transporter permease, with the protein MFSLFRENVRIALDSIKGQLLRTILTIVIIGIGIWALVGILSAVTALENTISSNFASMGANTFTIQRYEFAIQTRGSGEREKINPVISYNNIREFLNKYNFPLTKTSVSFTGTSVAEVKYGSEKTDPEVQVYGVNEHYLENTGTEIARGRNFTIFDIENNNKVCILGSDFTKGLFKNEDPIHKTVSIRGVQFKVIGVLESKGSSFGNNQDLKMIIPIQVARGIYTQPNINYNISVKVQNKEMMEAAQDDAIITFRNIRGLNPVEANNFGVERSDDLINRIASITVYLNIAAWIISIITILGSSIALMNIMLVSVTERTQEIGVRKALGAKRATISTQFFIETIVIGQFGSILGIILGILTGFAFAKIFEFDFSLPWAAMIWATIITFIVAVIAGSYPAAKAARLDPIESLRHE; encoded by the coding sequence ATGTTTTCACTCTTTCGCGAAAATGTTCGTATTGCCCTAGATTCCATTAAAGGTCAGCTTCTTCGAACTATTCTTACCATTGTAATTATAGGAATTGGGATTTGGGCCTTGGTAGGAATTCTAAGTGCGGTTACCGCTTTGGAAAACACCATTTCCAGCAATTTTGCGTCTATGGGGGCCAATACCTTTACCATTCAACGATACGAATTTGCTATCCAAACCAGAGGTAGTGGCGAAAGGGAAAAAATAAATCCGGTTATCAGTTATAACAACATCCGTGAATTCCTGAATAAGTATAATTTTCCGTTGACAAAAACTTCGGTTTCATTTACTGGGACTTCGGTGGCAGAAGTAAAGTACGGTTCCGAAAAAACAGATCCAGAGGTTCAGGTTTATGGAGTGAACGAACATTATCTTGAAAATACGGGAACCGAGATTGCTCGCGGGCGCAACTTTACCATTTTTGACATAGAAAACAATAATAAAGTCTGCATTCTGGGTTCCGATTTTACCAAAGGTTTATTTAAAAATGAGGACCCCATTCATAAAACAGTAAGTATCAGGGGTGTTCAATTTAAAGTTATTGGGGTTTTGGAATCAAAAGGCTCTAGCTTTGGAAACAATCAGGATTTAAAAATGATTATCCCAATACAGGTTGCACGCGGTATTTATACCCAACCAAACATCAACTATAACATAAGCGTAAAAGTGCAGAACAAGGAGATGATGGAGGCAGCGCAGGATGATGCTATTATTACATTTAGAAATATACGCGGTCTAAATCCTGTAGAAGCCAACAATTTTGGTGTAGAACGCAGTGACGATCTTATTAACCGCATCGCTTCCATCACCGTCTATCTAAATATCGCGGCTTGGATTATTAGTATTATTACTATCCTGGGTTCCTCTATTGCCCTAATGAATATTATGCTGGTATCGGTTACTGAAAGAACTCAGGAAATCGGGGTAAGAAAGGCTCTTGGCGCTAAGCGTGCAACAATTTCCACCCAATTTTTTATTGAAACCATTGTCATTGGGCAATTCGGGAGTATTTTGGGGATTATTTTAGGGATATTAACCGGTTTTGCCTTTGCCAAGATTTTTGAATTCGACTTTAGCCTGCCCTGGGCAGCGATGATTTGGGCAACAATTATCACCTTTATTGTTGCGGTAATTGCAGGTTCTTATCCTGCAGCTAAAGCCGCTAGATTGGATCCTATTGAGAGTTTGAGGCACGAATAG